From the Desulfovibrio sp. X2 genome, the window AGTCCAGGCAGCGGACGGCGAGGGGAGACGCTGATTCTCTCCGGGCTGGTCAACCTGTGCGAGGGCAAGGCGCTCTTCTGATCCCCTGGGGCGCTTTCTTTTCGGAACACATCAGTACCCCCTTCGCCCTCCGGGCAGCGATGCGCGGCCTGTCCCGCCGCCCCCTCGAGCCTCAGGCATACTGCGCCACGCCTTCGCCGAAGGAGCAGTTCTCCTTGACCACCTCCACGAGGTTCACCATCACGTCGGCCCTCGGGATGCCGAGCGCCTTCTCGAGCCCGTCGGCTAGGGCCGTGTAGATCTTCTGCTTGAGTTCTACGGTGCGGCCGGTCAGGCCTCCCCTGCCCCCCTTCGCATCCTGGCTCTCTTCAAACGCTATGCCTTTCCCGCCTTCCTCCTCCGCCTTCCCCTTTCCGACCTTCGCCTCACCCTCTTCCCCTCTTCGGCCTTTCCGCCTTTCCGCTTTCTCTCCACGTCCCTTCTCCCTTCCGCTGCTTCCCGGTTTCTTCCCTTGCGCGTGCGGCCGAACGTGCTATTTTGGACCAAATCGGCGTTTTTCCTTCGACCCTTTTCCACGGGAGGAAAGGCATGTTCCTCGCACGACAGGCATCGTTCTGGTTGTTCGCCCTGGCCGTGGTCCTCGGCCTGGGGCTTTGCTGCGGCGCGGCGCAGGCCAAGGTCACGGCGCAGGACCTGAAGCCGAGGCCCGGCGAGAGCGTGGCCACCTTCGCGGGCGGCTGCTTCTGGTGCACCGAGGCCGATTTCGAGAAGGTGCCCGGCGTGACGCGGGTCTACTCGGGCTTTTCAGGCGGCACGGAGGTCAACCCGACCTACGAGGAGAACTCGGCGGGCCTGACCCACCACCTGGAGAGCGTGCAGGTCTTCTTCGACCCGAAGAAGGTCAGCTACGAGCAGCTCGTGGACTACTTCTGGCACCACATCGACCCCACCGACCCCGGCGGCCAGTTCGTGGACCGCGGCAAGCAGTACCGCTCTGCCATCTTCTACCACGACGAGAAGCAGAAGGAGATCGCCGAGGCCTCCAAGGAGCGGCTGGCCGCCTCCAAGGTCTTCGGCGACAAGCCCATCGTCACCGAGATCAGGCCCTACACCGCCTTCTACCCGGCCGAGGACTACCACCAGCAGTACGCCAGGAAGAATCCCCTGCGCTACCGCTACTACCGCTTCGGCTCGGGCCGCGACCAGTTCCTGGAGAAGGTCTGGGGCGACCAGGGCAAGATAACCGCCCTGCCCGTGCCCCCGCCGGGGCCCCCGTTCGTCAAGCCCAGCCGCGAGGAGCTCGAGAAGAAGCTCACGCCCATGCAGTTCGAGATCACCCAGAACGACGGCACCGAGCCGCCCTTCAAGAACGAGTACTGGGACAACCACCGCCCCGGCATCTACGTGGACGTGGTCTCGGGCGAGCCCCTGTTCAGCTCCACGGACAAGTTCGACTCCGGCACCGGCTGGCCGAGCTTCACCAAGCCGCTCGAGCCCGGCAACGTCGTGGAGCGCCACCACGGCACCCTCTTCAACCAGCGCGTGGAGGTGCGCAGCCGCTTCGCCGACTCCCACCTGGGCGACGTCTTCATGGACGGCCCCCCGCCCACCCACCTCCGCTACTGCATCGACTCCGCGG encodes:
- a CDS encoding tautomerase family protein; translated protein: MAFEESQDAKGGRGGLTGRTVELKQKIYTALADGLEKALGIPRADVMVNLVEVVKENCSFGEGVAQYA
- the msrA gene encoding peptide-methionine (S)-S-oxide reductase MsrA; the protein is MFLARQASFWLFALAVVLGLGLCCGAAQAKVTAQDLKPRPGESVATFAGGCFWCTEADFEKVPGVTRVYSGFSGGTEVNPTYEENSAGLTHHLESVQVFFDPKKVSYEQLVDYFWHHIDPTDPGGQFVDRGKQYRSAIFYHDEKQKEIAEASKERLAASKVFGDKPIVTEIRPYTAFYPAEDYHQQYARKNPLRYRYYRFGSGRDQFLEKVWGDQGKITALPVPPPGPPFVKPSREELEKKLTPMQFEITQNDGTEPPFKNEYWDNHRPGIYVDVVSGEPLFSSTDKFDSGTGWPSFTKPLEPGNVVERHHGTLFNQRVEVRSRFADSHLGDVFMDGPPPTHLRYCIDSAALRFIPKADLQKDGYGKYLSLFK